A single window of Nocardioides kongjuensis DNA harbors:
- a CDS encoding DNA glycosylase AlkZ-like family protein produces the protein MIRLDREQARRIAVRAQLLDARRSGSVAEVVDELTLLQVDPTAAVAPSVDLVLWSRLGDGYEHSDLTFALESERSLVELSSYVRAMDDIGLLLAVAPHDLHPTIHEWLAANQLFRSDVLGLLDAEGPRTAAEIPDTCEVPWASSGWNNDKNVNRLLEVLTLMGDVAITGRRGKLRVYDLPERVYPGDLDVPSYDDARAALDRRELAALGIARSGPGEEASVEGCDGAWHVDPDALAAADAAFAGRCAFLSPFDRLVHDRERALDLFDFEYVLEMYKPAASRRWGYFALPVLHGDRLIGKLDAKADRKAGVLRVHALHEDVPWEPEVGDAVEAELVTLADWLGMGLVRG, from the coding sequence GTGATCCGGCTCGACCGGGAGCAGGCCCGCCGGATCGCGGTCCGGGCCCAGCTCCTCGACGCGCGCCGCAGCGGCTCGGTGGCCGAGGTGGTCGACGAGCTGACCCTCCTCCAGGTCGACCCGACCGCGGCGGTGGCGCCGAGCGTCGACCTGGTGCTGTGGTCGCGGCTCGGCGACGGCTACGAGCACTCGGACCTGACCTTCGCGCTGGAGAGCGAGCGCTCGCTCGTCGAGCTGTCGTCGTACGTCCGCGCGATGGACGACATCGGGCTCCTGCTCGCCGTCGCGCCCCACGACCTGCACCCGACGATCCACGAGTGGCTGGCGGCCAACCAGCTGTTCCGCTCCGACGTGCTCGGCCTGCTCGACGCCGAGGGACCGCGCACCGCCGCCGAGATCCCCGACACCTGCGAGGTGCCGTGGGCGTCGAGCGGCTGGAACAACGACAAGAACGTCAACCGCCTGCTCGAGGTGCTGACCCTGATGGGCGACGTCGCGATCACCGGGCGCCGCGGCAAGCTGCGGGTCTACGACCTCCCCGAGCGGGTCTACCCGGGCGACCTCGACGTCCCGTCGTACGACGACGCGCGGGCCGCGCTCGACCGCCGCGAGCTCGCCGCCCTGGGGATCGCCCGGTCCGGGCCGGGCGAGGAGGCGAGCGTCGAGGGCTGCGACGGCGCGTGGCACGTCGATCCCGACGCCCTGGCCGCGGCCGACGCGGCCTTTGCCGGACGCTGCGCCTTCCTCTCCCCGTTCGACCGGCTGGTCCACGACCGGGAGCGGGCACTGGACCTGTTCGACTTCGAGTACGTGCTCGAGATGTACAAGCCCGCCGCGTCGCGCCGGTGGGGCTACTTCGCCCTCCCCGTCCTCCACGGCGACCGGCTGATCGGCAAACTGGACGCCAAGGCCGACCGCAAGGCGGGGGTGCTGCGCGTGCACGCCCTGCACGAGGACGTCCCGTGGGAGCCGGAGGTCGGCGACGCGGTCGAGGCCGAGCTGGTCACGCTTGCCGACTGGCTGGGGATGGGGCTCGTCAGAGGGTGA
- a CDS encoding DUF885 domain-containing protein, whose translation MTRLVDARTDRFVEDLAALDPLTATYAGIPGHDGELPDLSPDGFAASEELHRRALADVAALDAADEREEVARAAFLERVGLTVERADAGVERSEFSVISSAIHAVREVFDLMPTDTAEQWDAIGSRLAAVPAALAGYRTTLLEEAAAGRVSAKRQYAEVADQVRGWTGQTGAAGDYFANVVAAAPDDRRDALAAAAASASAAYAEFGRFVTTDLLPRGRDVDGVGRDHYTLASRYFLGASVDLEETYRWGWEELKRIEDDMAATAGRIVPGGSVADAVAALDADPARDCGSREAFQAWMQEKSDTILADFDGVHFDIAEPIRTLQCKVAPINDGGAWYTPPTEDFSRPGTMWFSFTDDHERYSTWRETTTVFHEGVPGHHLQVAQAVHRADLLNRWQRLLCWVSGHGEGWALYAERLMDELGYFADPGDRLGFLDMQGFRAARVVVDIGVHLGLSVPADNPFGWRPGETWDADLAYEFMRAHSRMDDGSLRFEVNRYLGWPGQAPSYKVGERIWLESRAAAQARHGSAFDLKAFHTAALDLGSLGLDPLRTALGRL comes from the coding sequence ATGACGCGACTCGTGGACGCCCGCACCGACCGGTTCGTCGAGGACCTCGCCGCCCTCGACCCGTTGACGGCGACGTACGCCGGCATCCCCGGCCACGACGGGGAGCTGCCCGACCTGTCCCCCGACGGCTTCGCGGCGAGCGAGGAGCTGCACCGGCGAGCCCTGGCCGACGTGGCCGCGCTCGACGCGGCCGACGAGCGCGAGGAGGTCGCCCGGGCGGCCTTCCTCGAGCGGGTGGGCCTCACCGTCGAGCGGGCCGACGCCGGCGTCGAGCGCAGCGAGTTCTCGGTGATCTCGAGCGCGATCCACGCCGTGCGCGAGGTGTTCGACCTGATGCCGACCGACACCGCGGAGCAGTGGGACGCGATCGGCTCGCGACTGGCCGCCGTCCCTGCTGCGCTGGCCGGCTACCGCACCACGCTGCTCGAGGAGGCAGCCGCCGGGCGTGTCTCCGCGAAGCGCCAGTACGCCGAGGTGGCCGACCAGGTGCGCGGCTGGACCGGGCAGACCGGCGCCGCGGGCGACTACTTCGCCAACGTGGTGGCAGCGGCGCCGGACGATCGGCGCGACGCGCTCGCGGCGGCCGCGGCGAGTGCGTCGGCGGCGTACGCGGAGTTCGGGCGCTTCGTCACGACCGACCTGCTCCCCCGCGGCCGCGACGTCGACGGGGTGGGCCGTGACCACTACACGCTGGCGTCGCGCTACTTCCTCGGCGCCTCGGTCGACCTCGAGGAGACCTACCGCTGGGGCTGGGAGGAGCTCAAGCGGATCGAGGACGACATGGCCGCCACGGCCGGGCGGATCGTCCCGGGCGGCTCGGTCGCCGACGCCGTCGCGGCCCTCGACGCCGACCCGGCACGCGACTGCGGGAGCCGCGAGGCGTTCCAGGCGTGGATGCAGGAGAAGTCCGACACGATCCTCGCCGACTTCGACGGCGTGCACTTCGACATCGCCGAGCCGATCCGCACCCTGCAGTGCAAGGTCGCGCCGATCAACGACGGCGGCGCCTGGTACACGCCGCCCACCGAGGACTTCTCGCGTCCCGGCACCATGTGGTTCTCGTTCACCGACGACCACGAGCGCTACTCGACCTGGCGGGAGACCACGACCGTCTTCCACGAGGGGGTGCCCGGCCACCACCTCCAGGTGGCGCAGGCCGTGCACCGCGCCGACCTGCTCAACCGCTGGCAGCGGCTGCTGTGCTGGGTCAGCGGGCACGGCGAGGGCTGGGCGCTGTACGCCGAGCGGCTGATGGACGAGCTCGGCTACTTCGCCGACCCGGGCGACCGGCTCGGCTTCCTCGACATGCAGGGCTTCCGTGCCGCGCGGGTCGTCGTCGACATCGGCGTCCACCTCGGGCTGAGCGTGCCCGCCGACAACCCGTTCGGCTGGCGGCCGGGCGAGACCTGGGATGCCGACCTGGCCTACGAGTTCATGCGTGCGCACTCGCGGATGGACGACGGCTCGCTGCGCTTCGAGGTCAACCGCTACCTCGGCTGGCCGGGGCAGGCGCCGTCGTACAAGGTCGGTGAGCGGATCTGGCTCGAGTCCCGCGCCGCGGCGCAGGCACGGCACGGGTCCGCGTTCGACCTCAAGGCCTTCCACACCGCGGCGCTCGACCTCGGCAGCCTCGGCCTCGACCCGCTGCGAACCGCGCTGGGCCGGCTCTGA
- a CDS encoding protein kinase domain-containing protein yields MGPGTGDDRASTGPGAVQLPRGLEPIRTLGVGGFGVVVHARDPNLGRDVAVKLVYGGGHVTDSVARMLREGQALARLRHPSVIHVYEAVRLGADVALLMEYVDGGDLTRRLNQPGFAVADRLAVLDQVASGLAEAHAAGIVHRDLKPANILVADTPRGPLAKIADFGLARLSREAAAFRTESGVAAFTPGYGAPEQMVDPDHESAQIDWYSFAVVAFRLLRGTLPLPGTRAGAGEDLFDRALALDPAERIRPDLLVAQLRELPVGGWTPVVGRGFGDAPPAEADPTGGGPRPSPVTVRVAVPTDSPQAPPLRDEGPFLTMPVYHPPPVALGRRRGVRLLAVLLTSCLMGAVLAAVVLLLR; encoded by the coding sequence GTGGGGCCGGGAACGGGTGACGACCGAGCGAGCACCGGGCCGGGCGCGGTGCAGCTCCCGCGGGGGCTCGAGCCGATCCGCACCCTCGGGGTCGGTGGCTTCGGCGTCGTCGTGCATGCCCGTGACCCCAACCTGGGACGAGACGTCGCCGTGAAGCTGGTCTACGGCGGTGGCCACGTGACCGACTCGGTGGCACGGATGCTGCGGGAGGGCCAGGCCCTGGCCCGGCTGCGCCACCCGTCGGTGATCCACGTCTACGAGGCGGTGCGGCTCGGCGCCGACGTCGCGCTCCTCATGGAGTACGTCGACGGGGGCGACCTCACCCGTCGGCTGAACCAGCCCGGCTTCGCCGTGGCAGACCGCCTCGCCGTGCTCGACCAGGTGGCCTCGGGGCTCGCCGAGGCGCACGCGGCGGGCATCGTGCACCGCGACCTGAAGCCCGCGAACATCCTCGTCGCCGACACCCCGCGCGGCCCGCTCGCGAAGATCGCGGACTTCGGGCTGGCCCGGCTCAGCCGCGAGGCCGCGGCCTTCCGCACCGAGTCCGGTGTCGCGGCGTTCACGCCCGGCTACGGCGCCCCGGAGCAGATGGTCGACCCGGACCACGAGTCGGCGCAGATCGACTGGTACTCCTTCGCGGTCGTCGCCTTCCGCCTGTTGCGAGGCACCCTGCCGCTCCCCGGGACCCGCGCAGGAGCGGGCGAGGACCTGTTCGACCGGGCGCTGGCGCTCGACCCGGCCGAGCGCATCCGTCCGGACCTGCTGGTCGCTCAGCTGCGCGAGCTGCCCGTCGGCGGGTGGACCCCGGTCGTGGGCCGAGGGTTCGGCGACGCGCCGCCGGCGGAGGCCGACCCCACCGGTGGCGGGCCTCGTCCCTCGCCCGTGACGGTCCGCGTCGCGGTCCCGACGGACAGTCCGCAGGCGCCGCCCCTCCGTGACGAGGGCCCGTTCCTCACGATGCCGGTCTACCACCCGCCCCCGGTCGCCCTCGGCCGGCGCCGCGGCGTGCGGCTGCTCGCCGTCCTGCTGACGAGCTGCCTGATGGGAGCGGTGCTCGCCGCCGTCGTCCTGCTGCTGCGGTGA
- a CDS encoding HNH endonuclease signature motif containing protein, which produces MDLGTRPRSTAPVLSRLSAGIQARNQLLVEEWQAIVEWAGDHIVTGPEGAATITEGYLDTGVPIAGDGAPLVSEFALMELVAVLGRTPDGGKAYVGRVIECAWRLPNVYEAVVAGRLAPWRAERIADLTRGLSGEAAGFVDRQLWNASGIGWAQLERLVAEAVLRFDPDKAEADRQKAADHRHFDISDVDEHGLVHLDGLLDAADGHDLDQAVARRAEVLGRLGDESSLDVRRSKAAAELARQDLALDLLVPDPDTGEVVATVPGRKVVLNVHVTDTSLTGDHPFVNPVGRWDEGRCPITTAQIREWLRSKNTTIIVRPVIDLADHLPVTAYEIPDRHKTRVALRDHTCRFPHCTRPATRCDIDHHQPHDRGGPTCPCNLVPLCRRHHRAKTHSAWRYETPMPATYVWTSPSGFRFRVDHRGTHPVHPPDE; this is translated from the coding sequence ATGGATCTCGGAACCCGCCCCCGTTCGACAGCCCCCGTGCTGTCACGGTTGAGCGCCGGGATCCAGGCCCGCAACCAGCTCCTCGTCGAGGAATGGCAAGCGATCGTCGAGTGGGCCGGCGACCACATCGTGACCGGGCCCGAAGGTGCCGCGACGATCACCGAGGGCTACCTCGACACCGGCGTCCCCATCGCCGGTGACGGCGCCCCGCTGGTCAGCGAGTTCGCGTTGATGGAGCTCGTCGCGGTCCTCGGCCGCACCCCCGACGGTGGCAAGGCCTACGTCGGACGGGTGATCGAGTGCGCGTGGCGGCTGCCCAACGTCTACGAGGCGGTGGTGGCGGGGCGGTTGGCGCCGTGGCGGGCCGAACGGATCGCGGACCTCACCCGTGGCCTGTCGGGTGAGGCGGCGGGGTTCGTGGACCGGCAGCTGTGGAACGCCTCCGGCATCGGGTGGGCCCAGCTCGAACGCCTCGTTGCGGAAGCCGTGCTGCGGTTCGACCCCGACAAGGCGGAAGCCGACCGCCAGAAGGCTGCCGACCACCGGCACTTCGACATCAGTGACGTCGACGAGCACGGACTCGTGCACCTCGACGGACTCCTGGATGCCGCCGACGGCCACGACCTCGACCAAGCCGTCGCCCGTCGGGCCGAGGTGCTCGGTCGGTTGGGTGACGAGAGCTCGTTGGACGTGCGGCGGTCCAAGGCCGCTGCCGAGCTCGCCCGCCAGGACCTGGCCCTGGACCTGCTGGTCCCGGACCCCGACACCGGGGAGGTCGTGGCGACCGTCCCCGGCCGCAAGGTGGTCCTCAACGTGCACGTCACCGACACCAGCCTCACCGGTGACCACCCGTTCGTGAACCCGGTCGGGCGGTGGGACGAAGGCCGCTGCCCCATCACCACCGCCCAGATCCGCGAGTGGCTGCGTTCGAAGAACACCACGATCATCGTGCGCCCGGTCATCGACCTCGCCGACCACCTCCCCGTCACCGCCTACGAGATCCCCGACCGACACAAGACCCGCGTAGCGCTGCGGGACCACACCTGCCGCTTCCCCCACTGCACCCGCCCCGCGACCCGGTGCGACATCGACCACCACCAGCCCCACGACCGGGGCGGGCCGACCTGCCCCTGCAACCTCGTCCCCCTGTGTCGACGGCACCACCGCGCCAAGACACACTCAGCCTGGCGCTACGAGACCCCGATGCCGGCGACCTACGTGTGGACCAGTCCGAGCGGGTTCCGATTCCGGGTCGACCACCGCGGCACCCACCCGGTGCACCCGCCCGACGAGTAG
- a CDS encoding WYL domain-containing protein, producing MRSTSARVLELLGLLQARVEWTAPELAARLGVTERTVRNDVTRLRELGYPVDGVRGRTGHYRLGVGAKLPPLLLDDEEAVAVAVGLRTLTGVAGFEESGGRALTKLEHVLPDRLRRRVTSLRDATEAGPVNTDSNVEDPEVDAGVLAEIADAIRDHRGLRAFYGEEQERVEFEPYRLVAWQRRWFVVGRSVDASGEQWAPYRVDWLTLRIPGGRGFRPAPLPGDLTELVVREVARTGWSVHARLVIDAPAEEVLARINPAVGVVEPLPDGRSVLVTGGDSLEVVAVWIGMLGLDFTVETPDALVEHLRVLAERYADAVAGRRSRGR from the coding sequence GTGAGAAGTACCTCGGCACGGGTTCTCGAGCTGCTCGGACTGCTGCAGGCGCGGGTCGAGTGGACCGCTCCCGAGCTGGCCGCACGACTCGGCGTGACCGAGCGGACCGTGCGCAACGACGTCACCCGGCTGCGCGAGCTCGGCTATCCCGTCGACGGCGTGCGCGGGCGCACGGGGCACTACCGGCTCGGTGTCGGCGCGAAGCTCCCTCCCCTGCTGCTCGACGACGAGGAGGCCGTCGCGGTGGCCGTCGGCCTGCGCACGCTGACCGGGGTGGCCGGCTTCGAGGAGAGCGGCGGCCGCGCGCTCACCAAGCTCGAGCACGTCCTCCCCGACCGGCTGCGGCGCCGGGTGACCTCGCTGCGCGACGCCACCGAGGCCGGCCCCGTCAACACCGACTCCAACGTCGAGGACCCCGAGGTCGACGCCGGCGTGCTGGCCGAGATCGCCGACGCGATCCGCGACCACCGCGGGCTGCGCGCGTTCTACGGCGAGGAGCAGGAGCGGGTCGAGTTCGAGCCGTACCGGCTGGTGGCCTGGCAGCGGCGCTGGTTCGTGGTCGGCCGCTCCGTCGACGCGTCGGGCGAGCAGTGGGCGCCGTACCGCGTCGACTGGCTGACCCTGCGCATCCCCGGCGGCCGCGGGTTCCGGCCGGCTCCCCTGCCCGGCGACCTCACCGAGCTGGTCGTGCGCGAGGTCGCCCGCACCGGCTGGTCCGTGCACGCCAGGCTGGTCATCGACGCACCCGCCGAGGAGGTGCTCGCCCGGATCAACCCCGCGGTCGGCGTCGTCGAGCCACTGCCGGACGGCCGCTCGGTGCTGGTCACGGGTGGCGACAGCCTGGAGGTCGTCGCGGTGTGGATCGGCATGCTCGGGCTGGACTTCACCGTCGAGACGCCGGACGCGCTGGTCGAGCACCTGCGGGTGCTGGCGGAGCGGTACGCCGACGCGGTCGCCGGCCGGCGGTCACGGGGTCGGTGA
- a CDS encoding sigma-70 family RNA polymerase sigma factor, translating to MDSGGAVDGGADDPVRRCFDASYRRLVGQMYGVCGSLAEAEEVVAEAFARAVASRRTFERVEQPEAWLRTVAVNVARTRRRRSVLGQRLTHGRAEQPVARDAELSEERLVLVAALRTLPASQREALALHYLADLPVAEVAATLGVAVGTVKARLSRGRTALAAALDDAALVNGGPRG from the coding sequence GTGGACTCGGGAGGTGCCGTGGACGGTGGGGCCGACGACCCGGTCCGGCGGTGCTTCGACGCGTCGTACCGGCGGCTGGTGGGGCAGATGTACGGCGTGTGCGGGAGCCTCGCCGAGGCCGAGGAGGTCGTGGCCGAGGCGTTCGCTCGGGCGGTGGCGTCCAGGCGCACCTTCGAACGGGTCGAGCAACCGGAGGCCTGGCTGCGCACGGTGGCCGTCAACGTCGCCCGCACGCGCCGCCGTCGCAGCGTCCTCGGCCAGCGCCTGACCCATGGCCGTGCCGAGCAGCCGGTCGCCCGTGACGCCGAGCTGTCCGAGGAGCGGCTGGTGCTGGTGGCCGCGCTCCGGACGCTGCCGGCGTCGCAGCGCGAGGCGCTCGCTCTGCACTACCTGGCCGACCTCCCCGTCGCGGAGGTCGCGGCCACCCTCGGTGTCGCCGTCGGCACGGTCAAGGCGCGGCTCAGCCGTGGCCGGACCGCACTCGCAGCAGCACTCGACGACGCCGCCCTCGTGAACGGAGGACCCCGTGGCTGA
- a CDS encoding Maf family nucleotide pyrophosphatase, whose protein sequence is MPTFVLASASPARLATLRSAGLDPQVIVSGVDESQVTDVPPAELALRLAELKCAAVAGRDDVPADGLVLGCDSVLELDGLALGKPDDAADATRRWQSMRGRSGVLHTGHCLHDRATGHQVAATASTKVHFADLTDDEIAAYVATGEPLHVAGAFTVDGLGGGFVTSIEGDHHNVVGVSLPLLRGLVRELGHSWTDLWAR, encoded by the coding sequence GTGCCGACCTTCGTGCTCGCCTCTGCCTCCCCCGCACGCCTGGCGACCCTGCGCAGCGCCGGTCTCGACCCGCAGGTGATCGTCTCCGGCGTCGACGAGTCGCAGGTCACCGACGTTCCGCCCGCGGAGCTGGCGCTGCGCCTGGCCGAGCTCAAGTGCGCTGCGGTGGCCGGGCGTGACGACGTGCCCGCCGACGGGCTGGTCCTCGGCTGCGACTCCGTGCTCGAGCTCGACGGGCTCGCCCTCGGCAAGCCCGACGACGCCGCCGACGCCACGCGGCGCTGGCAGTCGATGCGCGGTCGGTCCGGGGTGCTGCACACCGGCCACTGCCTCCACGACCGCGCGACCGGCCACCAGGTCGCCGCGACCGCCTCGACGAAGGTCCACTTCGCCGACCTGACCGACGACGAGATCGCGGCGTACGTCGCGACCGGCGAGCCGTTGCACGTCGCCGGCGCGTTCACCGTCGACGGCCTCGGCGGCGGATTCGTCACCAGCATCGAGGGCGACCACCACAACGTCGTCGGGGTCAGCCTGCCGCTGCTGCGCGGGCTGGTCCGGGAGCTCGGGCACTCGTGGACCGACCTCTGGGCGCGCTGA
- a CDS encoding serine/threonine-protein kinase, translating to MDETTGGPTWVGGYEVIGRVGAGATGTVFKARDPGLGRFVALKRVPPGSVGALRAEASRLALLDDPHVVSVYGFVEEPDAAYLVLEWVEGATLAEVLATGGRLLVPQALGVCRGALLGLSHTHARGVVHGDVSTSNVLVDTEGTSRLIDFGVGGSTPAYRPPEARIGGPMSPASDVYAAAAVLVHLLTGHATPDTVPDLGHVDHGIRPVLATALAPEPAQRYPDAAAFLAALEDAAGRTYGAAWWTTAGIPALVAPAIATLVPIGGGAAALGGAVVGATITSAVRRAVPWQVVVGAGVAAVAVVAGAITAVAVTRGDGDATGRGARGADASTGGPGSGKEVDPVVDTVPNGEFTYREVVTASDDPAWAAVGQTAERIWTFTADCDAAQDCGGSIVSTSGATFAFTWDGSTLSQTLESATSTTPGDCVDQDGKKVGVVTIRSRHRPHPTVYVPSGPVAADTGLAQTYTGTYRVSERIIRYDAFSGPSQPRDCPFSGIRKVTHTAHYEVTLTRGADPAVVAAEKERLATPSPTP from the coding sequence ATGGACGAGACGACGGGCGGACCGACCTGGGTCGGCGGCTACGAGGTCATCGGCCGGGTGGGCGCGGGCGCCACCGGCACCGTGTTCAAGGCCCGTGACCCGGGGCTCGGGCGCTTCGTCGCCCTCAAGCGGGTCCCTCCCGGCTCGGTCGGTGCGCTCCGGGCGGAGGCGAGCCGGCTGGCGCTGCTCGACGACCCGCACGTGGTGTCGGTCTACGGCTTCGTCGAGGAGCCCGACGCGGCGTACCTGGTCCTGGAGTGGGTCGAGGGTGCCACGCTGGCCGAGGTGCTGGCCACCGGTGGCCGGCTGCTGGTGCCGCAGGCGCTCGGAGTGTGCCGCGGGGCGCTCCTCGGGTTGTCCCACACCCATGCCCGCGGAGTCGTGCACGGTGACGTCTCGACCTCGAACGTGCTGGTCGACACCGAGGGCACCTCGCGACTGATCGACTTCGGTGTCGGCGGCTCGACGCCGGCGTACCGACCACCGGAGGCACGGATCGGCGGGCCGATGTCCCCGGCCAGCGACGTCTACGCGGCCGCGGCGGTCCTGGTGCACCTGCTCACCGGGCACGCAACGCCGGACACGGTGCCGGACCTGGGGCACGTCGACCACGGGATCCGGCCGGTCCTGGCGACGGCCCTGGCTCCCGAGCCGGCGCAGCGCTACCCGGACGCCGCAGCCTTCCTCGCGGCGCTCGAGGACGCCGCCGGGCGGACCTACGGTGCCGCCTGGTGGACGACGGCGGGCATCCCTGCCCTGGTGGCGCCGGCGATCGCCACGCTGGTGCCGATCGGCGGTGGCGCGGCGGCCCTCGGCGGTGCCGTCGTGGGCGCCACGATCACCAGCGCTGTCCGGCGGGCCGTGCCGTGGCAGGTCGTGGTGGGTGCCGGCGTCGCCGCTGTGGCAGTCGTCGCCGGCGCCATCACGGCAGTGGCCGTGACGCGGGGCGACGGCGATGCCACGGGGCGAGGCGCGCGTGGCGCGGACGCCTCGACCGGGGGGCCGGGCTCCGGGAAGGAGGTCGACCCCGTGGTCGACACCGTGCCCAACGGGGAGTTCACCTACCGGGAGGTGGTCACGGCCTCCGACGACCCCGCCTGGGCAGCGGTCGGCCAGACCGCCGAGCGGATCTGGACGTTCACGGCCGACTGCGATGCCGCTCAGGACTGCGGCGGGAGCATCGTGAGCACCTCGGGCGCGACGTTCGCGTTCACGTGGGACGGCAGCACCCTCAGCCAGACGCTCGAGTCGGCGACCAGCACCACGCCGGGCGACTGCGTCGACCAGGACGGCAAGAAGGTGGGGGTCGTCACGATCCGCTCCCGGCACCGCCCGCACCCCACGGTGTACGTCCCGTCCGGTCCGGTCGCTGCGGACACCGGCCTGGCGCAGACCTACACCGGCACGTACCGCGTCTCCGAGCGGATCATCAGGTACGACGCCTTCAGCGGGCCGAGCCAGCCCCGGGACTGTCCGTTCTCGGGCATCCGCAAGGTCACCCACACCGCGCACTACGAGGTGACCCTGACCCGCGGCGCCGACCCGGCCGTCGTGGCCGCCGAGAAGGAGCGGCTCGCGACGCCCTCACCGACCCCGTGA